The region CCTTAACTGGGAGAGAAGTTTAAAAAAGACAACAACAAATTAATGTTGTCTTTGGGAAAGAAACAAAAAATAACATGtggagaaaaatatttgaaaaaagAGGCAGGTGTTCTTTAATCTTTCATACTGGCTAGTCTTGATGTAAGACATTATCTTGATGTGATGCATGTGAAGAAAAATATATGTGATAGTTTGATTGAAACACTTCTCAACATTAAAGGCAAGACAAAAGATACTAAGAAATCCCGCGAAGATATGGTTGTGATGGGTATACGGAAAGAGTTAGCCCCAAAAGAAATAGGAAATAGAACCTATTCTTCCCCAGTATGTCACACTCTGtctaaaaaagaaaaatgttTTTGTGAATGTTTGCAGGGTATCAAAGTTCACATATGGTACTCATCAAATATGAAGAAATTCGTGTCAATTAATGGTCTCAAGTTAGTTGACTTACAGTCTCATGATTGTCATATTTTGATGAAACAACTTCTACCAGTAGCTATTCGTGGCATTTTACCAAGAAATGTAGGGGTAACTACCAGATTGTGCTTATTCTTCAATGTTATATGCAGTAAAGTTATTGATCCTGGAAATTTAAACGACTTGGAACATGAAGCTGTAATTATCTTGTGCCAATTAGAGATGTTTTTCCCTCCATCATTctttgacattatggttcacttagtTGTTCATCTAGAAAGGTAGATTAGAATTTTTGCTCCAATTTATTTACGATGGATGTATCTGGTAGAATGTTACATGAATATTTTTAAAGGGTATATAAAGAATCATCACCGTCCGGAAGTTTGGATCGTAGAAAGGTACATCACAGAAGAAGCTATTCAATTTTGTACAAACTATTTGTCAGAAGCGAATTCTATAGGAAGTCCTGAATGTTGTAAATGGATGTTATGATGGTAGAAGTATTAAAGATTTAAATGTTAATATATTTGAATGTCGACTTTCTAACACTTTCTACTTTTATCTAAACTTGGGATCGGCTATGCATAATAGCAATGATATAGGCAGAATTGAACATTATAAATAATAAcaaataaaaattcaaaatataGAACACTGGACCAACAAATATTAGTTAATAGAACACCAAATTGTATTTGTGTCTGTCACAAGAGTATACAAAAAACACAATTTCGTAAGAAACAGTCATGGTTCTAAATTATACTTGCAATCCCAATAGTAGACACATTTACTCGCATTTTCATGCAATATAAATGCCAAGATCAAAACACAGTGTTTGTTTATTTGGAGATTACCGTTACATTTGACACTTATTTCAAATAACAGTTCTAAATAACTATTTGGCAGTTTTCAACACAAAACTGTAAAACTTGGTAACTACTTATTATAGTTAATTTTCTATACATAAACCAAGTTCCATCTTTTCATTTTCATTTGTGTAATTGACACTGAAAAACTGAGACAAATATGAAATAGTAAAGCATGTTTTGAAGATTCTTTAAGTTTTCAAACTGTAACGTTTGATACTCAATAAATCTCCAACTTTCCTTTAAGTGAAAAGTGATTAAATTAAGTTGTAAAGGAATATCAGTAAATTAACTAAGCTTTTACTTGCTACATTCATGTCATTTATTACACAATAAAAATCATTTGGAAAGTATTCTTAGATTTAATGAAACTGTATCAGAATAATTCTCAAACTTCTGTTTCACTATTTATATGTAGTTAGTTTCATGTATACAAAATGGGTGCAACAAATGGTAGCAGATATAAAAGAAGCAAAGTTTCAAGAATGGTTGAAAAAAGTTCGATTACTCGAAAATTGAGTAAACGCGATTTCGATGAGATAAAATGGACAAACATGATTCCGGAATGTCCGATATATCATCCATCAGAACAAGAATTTCAGAATCCTTTAGTTTATCTTCAGAAAATCGCGCCCGAGGCTTCTAAATATGGTATGTGGCAACAGATTGATTATAGACGATTTTCTTTTCATCGCCGCGTTTAGAATGTTTTCCTTATCATATTTCATATTTCAGGTATATGCAAAATTGTTTCACCAGTTACTGCTTCTAATTCTGCTGATTTTGTCATAACGAAAGAGAAAAAGGACTTTAAGTTTGAAACAATTGTACAGCCTCTTCGTCTTTCGAAATGGAATGAGAAGGATATGATAACGTTTTCTAAGAGAGGAAGGTGAAAAAGAACATTATGTTTTCGAGTTTTTTAAACCATCTAAAGTGATGAAAAAATGAACTAATCCGGTTTTCGATATTGTTTCTGACAGAAAATATACGTATCGTGAATTCGAGGCGCTGGCAAACAAGGCCTTTTCCAGTAGATTTGGCAGTTTCAAAGATATTTCTTCTTCGAGTGTCGAAAAAGCGTTTTGGCACGAAATGATGCATGGAGAGAAAAGAACTGTTGAGTATGGAGTTAACATTGAGGGTAGTGTCTTTTCATGTGATCCTGATGATAGGCTTGGAACAAGCAAATTCAATTTGAAGGTCTCTTTTTATGATTTAGTATATGCTTTCTAAATTCATTCTTTGCGTAGTTATCGGATTTTGACTAATGATTCTTATTTTTCGAATGATTTCAGAAACTGGCGCGGCTACCGCAGTCTCCGTTGCGTTTAGTTGACAAAGGAATTCCAGTAAGGAAGCAATTTTCGGAACCAAATCAGAATCAAATTTCATAATTATTTTTTTGTTTCACTAATCTCTTTTGAAATTTTAGGGAGTAACTGATCCAATGCTTTACATTGGGATGCTGTTCAGTATGTTTGCATGGCATGTAGAAGATCACTATTTGTACAGGTAAATTTTCTTAAAATTTGCTTCAAATATTGTTTGAAATTGTTCATATCATATCTTAttttataattttgttttttgttttttgttttttgtaGTATAAATTATCATCACTCTGGTGGAAACAAAACTTGGTATGGTGTTCCTAGTTATGCAGCCTCTGAATTTGAAAAGACTGTCTTGAATCATGTGTATTGCAACAAAGTGTTGACAGAACATGGAGAGAATGGTGCATTCCAATTTATATCGCATAAAACTACGATGTTTCCTCCGAATGTCTTGTTGAAAAACGATGTTCCGGTTTATAAGGCTCTGCAGAAGCCGGGAGAGTTTGTCGTCACCTTTCCTAAATCATATCATGCTGGATTTAGTCATGGTACCTCTCTCTATGTGATTATGTTTTTACTTTTAAATTTTATTCGAGCCCGACTCAATCCCTCAAAATCGGCATGTAAAGTGAGAGATAGATACATCCCACTTATATAAACACATTTTAAAGTTCGGATAATAGAAAGGCATTTTGAAGTGAGAGATCGATTTGCAGTCGAAGACATAGGCTCAATTGGCCAAACTTTGTGATTAGATAGATCTCGGTGTTCTCTGATTATGTTTTTTTCATATCTATTTACTTTTGTACCAGGGTTCTTGTTCTAACAGTTTTGGCATATAGAGACATTTATTCATTATTCCCGATAATGTTTATGTAGCTTTCTTGTTGTGCAAGAAATACTAATCCTATGTATTGCAAATTCTAAAAATGGTCAAAATAGTTACTTATTCATTCCCTTGTTGTGCATAGGCTTTAATTGTGGAGAAGCTGTAAACTTTGCTATTGGTGATTGGTTTCCACTTGGTGCTGCGGCTAGCAAACGTTACGCACATCTCAAGATGCTACCGATAATTCCATACGAAGAACTTCTTTGTAAAGAGGCAGTGCTTATCTACAAGTCCTCAAAAGTCAGAAGTTCCAAGAAAAAACTTGAAGTGACACCGTCTTATCGTGCTATTGTACCGTCTTTCTTGCATCTTATGCAATTTTACAAGACTTCGTTATCGCGGTTGAACAGTTCAAGAAACGTGTCGAGCTCTTCTGATACATTATTAACCTCTCTGACATGCAGCATCTGCCATAGGGATTGTTATGTAGCTTACTTGTTGTGCAAGAAATGCTATTCTTACCCAATTTGCCTTTTCCATGGTAAAACATCGTCATTCTATTCGAGTAATTTGAGACTTGTTATTTCAGTTGCTTGTACTATTGATGGAAAAACTTGCTTATTGTGATTTTATATTCAGATGTTGTGCCACAAACTTGCTTATGTGGGAGAAAATATTCTGTTTTTAAGAGGAATCACATGTTGGAATTGGAACATGCTGCCAAAAGTTTTCAACGCGAAAAAGAATGCATCGACGCATCATCTTTAACAAGTATATTCTCCAATAATGACATAAACGAATCCACCAAAGATCTCAAGGTATGTGAAAATGTAAACTTTAAATTGATTTACAATTTAGAATCCTCAAAACTTCATTGAAATAGATGCATTTGTTTTCTTGCATCACAAGCATACTGCATTACTTTATATTCGGGTTGCTTATATTTATTGATTTTAGCTTCTTAAATTGAATCTTAAAGCAGAATAATAACTGGCATGAAGAAAAAACTGCTAGAAGAGGTGTTAACTCTCTAGGGGCAGTATCAAAACGGAAAAGACAAGTTGCGGATAACATTAAGCACAATGGTGAAAGGAAGACAAAGATTCGACGTAGAAACAATGTGCCTCCATCGGCGATGAGTACTAAAAGACCACGAATCGTTTATAACTCAAAAAAAAACATGATTCTTAAAGTTCCTTAAAGTATCGTCTTACTAGCAGATGACAGGAAAGACATTGTTCAAATTGTGACAGAT is a window of Lathyrus oleraceus cultivar Zhongwan6 chromosome 6, CAAS_Psat_ZW6_1.0, whole genome shotgun sequence DNA encoding:
- the LOC127095051 gene encoding lysine-specific demethylase JMJ13, whose product is MVEKSSITRKLSKRDFDEIKWTNMIPECPIYHPSEQEFQNPLVYLQKIAPEASKYGICKIVSPVTASNSADFVITKEKKDFKFETIVQPLRLSKWNEKDMITFSKRGRKYTYREFEALANKAFSSRFGSFKDISSSSVEKAFWHEMMHGEKRTVEYGVNIEGSVFSCDPDDRLGTSKFNLKKLARLPQSPLRLVDKGIPGVTDPMLYIGMLFSMFAWHVEDHYLYSINYHHSGGNKTWYGVPSYAASEFEKTVLNHVYCNKVLTEHGENGAFQFISHKTTMFPPNVLLKNDVPVYKALQKPGEFVVTFPKSYHAGFSHGFNCGEAVNFAIGDWFPLGAAASKRYAHLKMLPIIPYEELLCKEAVLIYKSSKVRSSKKKLEVTPSYRAIVPSFLHLMQFYKTSLSRLNSSRNVSSSSDTLLTSLTCSICHRDCYVAYLLCKKCYSYPICLFHDVVPQTCLCGRKYSVFKRNHMLELEHAAKSFQQNNNWHEEKTARRGVNSLGAVSKRKRQVADNIKHNGERKTKIRRRNNVPPSAMSTKRPRIVYNSKKNMILKVP